CAGATGACGTAGCGCTTCGCCGCGAGGCGAGGCGAGGTGAGGATCGCGCGAGAGGATGAGTGCCGCATCGTCACGGGCGGCCGGGATCAGCTTGCCGTGCACCTCGATGCGCGCGATGCGGAAGCCGGGGATACCACTCTGTTTGGTGCCGAGGAGGTCGCCTTCACCTCGAAGGCGCAGATCCTCCTCGGCGATGCGGAAGCCATCTTCGGTGTCGCGCATGATCGCAAGCCTCGCTTTGGCGGTCTCGCCGAGAGGTGCGCGATAGAGCAGCAGGCAGGTCGAGCGGTCTCTGCCACGGCCGATCCGGCCGCGCAGCTGGTGGAGCTGGGCGAGGCCGAAGCGCTCGGCGTGCTCGATCACCATGACGGTCGCGGCCGGTACGTCGACACCGACCTCGATCACCGTGGTGGCGACCAGAAGCTGCGTTTCGCCAGCCGAGAAGCGGGCCATGGCGCGATCCTTGTCGGCCCCCTTCATCTGGCCGTGGACGATATCGACCTTGGCGCCAAAATGCTTTTTGAGATCGGCGAAACGGTCTTCGGCGGCGGCGAGATCGCTGGTCTCGGATTCGGCAACGAGCGGACAGACCCAGTAGGCGCGCTTGCCTTCATTGAGTGCGCGGCCGACTGCGGCCACCACCTCGTTCAATCGGTCGAGCGGAATGGTTCGGGTGTCGATCGGCTGGCGGCCGGCCGGCTTCTCGCGCAGCTCCGAGATTTCCATGTCGCCGAAGTAGGTGAGCACCAGCGTGCGCGGGATCGGCGTCGCCGTCAGCACCAGCATATCGACGGCCTCGCCCTTGCGCGCCAGCGCGAGCCGCTGGTGGACGCCGAAGCGGTGCTGCTCGTCGATGATGGCGAGCGCGAGATCGCGGAAAGCCACGTCGTCCTGGAACAGCGCGTGGGTGCCGACCACCAGATCGAGCTCGCCGATGGCGAGCCGCTGCAGCGTCTCGTCGCGCTCCTTGCCGCGCTCGCGGCCGGTCAGCACCGCAACGCGGATGCCGGCCTTTTCGGCGAGCGGCGCGATGGTGGCGAGATGCTGCCGCGCCAGGATTTCTGTCGGCGCCATCAGCGCGGCCTGCCGTCCAGCTTCGATCACCGTGGCAGCCGCCATCAGCGCGACCACGGTTTTGCCGGAGCCGACGTCGCCCTGCAGCAGCCGGATCATGCGCTGCGGTCGGGCGAGGTCGGTGACGATGTCGTCGACCGCGCGGCCTTGCGACGGTGTCAGCGCGTAGGGCAGGGCCTTGATAACCTTTGCCCGCAGAAGGCCTTCCCCGGAACTGCCGCGGCCGGGGAGGCTTTTCTGATGCTGACGCACCAGACCGAGAGCGAGCTGCCCGGCGAGGAATTCGTCGTAGGCAAGCCGCGACCAGGCCGGCGTTTCCGGCATGACCGCCGTGGGTTCGGCTGGGTGATGCAGCGCGTTCAGCGCATCGGCGAAGGCCGGAAAGTCGTTGCGCTTGAGCCAGGCCTCGTCTTGCCATTCCGGCAGCTTCGGGACTTTGGTCAGCGCAGCCTCCGCGGCCTTGCGCACCACATTCAGCGACAACCCCTCGGTCAGCGGATAGACCGGCTCGACCAGCGGCAGCTTGTGCAACTCCTCGTCGCTGACCACGCGATCCGGGTGCACCATCTGCAGTATGCCGTCGTAGAGCGCGGTGGTACCGGACACCGTGCGGTGCTCGCCAACCGGTAAGAGCTTTTCGAGATAGTCGCGTTTGGCGTGGAAGAAGGTCAGGACGAGGTCGCCTGTATCGTCGCTGGCATAGACCTGATACGGCACCCGCGGCCGGTTGGGCGGCGGCGGGCGATGACGGTCGATCGTAACCGCGACGGTGACGACACTGCCCGGCACGACGTCGCGAAGCTTGGGCCTTGATCTCCGGTCGATGGTGCCAGTTGGCAGGTGGAACAGCAGGTCGACCACGCGCGCGGGCATATCCTCGCCGCGGTCGAACAGCCGCCGGTATAGCTTTTCGAGCTTCGGACCTGTGCCTGGAAGCACAGTCAATGCGGCAAACAGCGGGTCAAGCAGCGATGGACGCATGTCCGATCCTTTGGCATGCAAGCTGCACGGGTTTTTGACGCGCTTCAACCAATGCGCATAGGTTGGGGCACAGTGGAGTGGATACAATGACTTGGTCGAAATGGCTGCTGGCGGCAGTTTTATTGGGGCAGCCCCTTGCGGCCTCAGCGCAGGACTATCCGACGCGCCCCGTCAGCATGGTCGTGGCCGCCGCGGCCGGCGGGCCGATCGACGTGTTCGCCCGGATCATGGCCGAACGGATGTCGCCCGCGCTGGGCCAACGAATGATCATCGAGAACGTCGGTGGCGGCGGTGGCACCCTGGGCGGCCAGCGCGTCGCGCGTGCTGAGCCTGACGGCTACACCACGCTTCTTGGTACCATCGCGACCCACGCCAACCCGCAGCTTTATGGCAGCAAGCCGCTCTACGATCCGATCAACGATTTCGTCCCCGTGGCGTTGATGGCCGAAATCCCGCTCATTCTCATCGCGCGCAAGGACCTGCCCGCCAACAACCTCGAAGAGTTCATCGCCTATGCCAAAGCGAATGACGGGCTCCTGAACTATGGCTCGGCCGGCGTCGGCTCCTCGGCGCATCTCGGCTGCGTGATGCTGGAGCAGGCGATCGGCGCCAAGTTCCAGCATGTGCCCTATCGCGGCACGGGTCCTGCGATGCAGGATCTGATCGCGGGTCGCATCGATTTCCTGTGCGATATCGCCGTCACCGCGGTGCAGGCCATCAACAACGGCAACGTCAAGGCGCTGGCGAACCTCTCGACCACGCGCTCCTCCGTGCTGCCCGATCTGCCGACTGCCGCCGAGCGCGGCCTGCCGACGGTTGCGGCCTACACCTGGGCGGCGCTGTTCGTGCCGAAGAACACGCCTGAGGCGGTTGTGACCAAGCTCAACAGCGCCGCGGTTGCGGCGATGGAGGGTAAGGGGCTCCGCGAGCAACTCGACAGCGTTGCCGCGACCTTGGTGGCGCCGGAACGAAGGACACCTGCCTATGCGGCGACCTTCGTGAAGTCCGAATGGGACAAATGGGGCGCCGCGATCAAAGCCGGCGGTGCGATCCCGCAGTAGCTGGCCCACAACTTCGTCAAAATCGAAGCGTTCATTCGCGACTTTGCCGCTGACACCGGCGCCGCTGCGAACTATATAAAACGCGCACCCGGCCGCCGCCGGGTTTTTGGCGTTGGAGACGGCATGACGGGAAGCACGATTTCGAGCGACGGCCTCGACCCACGGCGGCGAAGGTTGCTGTTTCGGTCATGGCATCGCGGCACCCGCGAGGCCGACCTGATCATGGGCCGCTTCGCCGACGCGCATATCGCGGCTTTCAGCGATGCCGAGCTCGACCAGTTCGAGCATCTGCTCGATGCGCTGGAGACGGATCTACTGTCCTGGATGACCGGACTCTCCGAGGTCCCAGCCGATCACGACACGTCGATGTTCCGTCGCGTGCGCGAGTTTCATTTCAAGGCAAGGCAGTAATTGATGGCCAAGCTTGCTGCTGTCAAATCGCCTGCCGAACTGCTTGCGCCTGACCGGCCGCTGACGCTCGCCAACGTTGCGGACGGCGCCGAAGGCGTGGTCATTGCCGATCTCGCCAAGGCGGTGGCGGCGCGCGCCAATGCGCCGGCCACCAGCGCTGTGGTGATCTGCCGCGACGGCCCGCGAATGGCGGCGCTGGCGCGACAGCTTTCGTTCTTCGCGCCCGGGCTCGAGGTGCTGCAATTCCCGGCCTGGGATTGCCTGCCTTACGACCGGGTGTCCCCGCACGCGGCGATCGTCGCGCAGCGCATGACCGCATTGTCGCGACTTGTGCGCATCAAGGGCCGCGAAAAGCCCGCGGTGCTGCTGACCACCGTCAACGCCGCGCTCCAGCGCGTGCCGTCGCGCGACCAGATCGCCAAGCAGGCGCTGTCGGCTGCGCCGGGCAACGTGCTCGGCATGGAAGGCGTGATCCGCTGGCTCGAGCTGAACGGGTTTATCCGCAGCTCCACGGTGCGCGAGCCGGGGGATTATGCGGTGCGGGGCGGCATCCTCGACCTGTTCGCGCCCGGGATGGACCTGCCGGTGCGGCTCGATTTCTTCGGCGACACGATTGAAACGATCAGAAGTTTCGATCCCGAGAACCAGCGCAGCGTGATGGACATGCGCGGGCTCGATCTGGTGCCGGTCGCCGAATTCCAGCTCACCACCGACACCATTCGCAAATTTCGCACCGGCTACGTGGCGGCGTTCGGCGCCGCCGGGCCCGACGACATTCTGTACGAAGCCGTGAGCGAAGGCCGCCGCCATGCCGGCATGGAGCACTGGCTGCCGCTGTTCCATGACCGCATGGACACGCTGTTCGACTATCTGCCGGGCGCGCCAGTGATCCTGGAGAACCTGGTCGAGGACGCCGCCCGCGAGCGCATCACGCAGATCGCCGACTACTACGAGGCGCGCAAGGAGCCGCTCGCGGCCGAAAGCGTGCCCTATAAGCCGTTGCCGCCGGACAAGCTCTATTTGCCCGAGGCGGAATGGAACGAGCGGCTCGGCACGTCGGCGCTGGCGCGGCTGACGCCGTTCGCGGTGCCGGACGGCGGCGCAGCCCATGTCGATGTCGGTACGCATCAGGGAAAGAACTTCGCCGCCGAGCGCACCGACAACGCCGCGGGCGTGTTTGATGCCGTCACCAAGCACGTGATGGCGCTGCAGGCCGACGGCAAGCGCGTGGTCATCGCGCTGTGGAGCGAGGGCGCCCGCGAGCGCATGAAGCATGTGCTCGCCGAGCACGGGCTGCACAATCTCACGAACGTCGGCTCATGGACTGACGCGCTAGGGCTGCCCAAGCCCCAGGTGGCGCTCGCCGTGCTGGGTCTTGAGACTGGATTTGAAACCGCCGACGCGGCCGTGATCGGCGAGCAGGACATTCTGGGCGATCGTCTCGTCCGGCCGCGAAGGGCATCCAAGCGCGCCGAGAATTTCATCGCCGAAGTGACGAGCCTTTCGACCGGCGACCTCGTGGTGCACGTCGACCACGGTATCGGCCGCTTCGTCGGCCTGCAGAACATCGAGGCGGCCGGGGCGCCGCACGATTGCCTGGAGATCCAGTACGCCGAGGGTGCCAAGCTCTACCTGCCGGTCGAGAACATCGAACTGCTGTCGCGCTACGGCTCCGAGGACACCGGCGCCGAGCTCGATCGCCTGGGCGGCACCGGCTGGCAGACCCGCAAGGCGCGGATGAAGAACCGCATCCGCGAGATCGCCCATGAGCTGATCAAGATCGCGGCCGAGCGTAAATTGCGTGAGGCGCCGAAGCTCGTGCCGCCGTCGGGCGCGATGGACGAGTTCGCCGCGGGCTTCCCCTACGAAGAAACCGAGGATCAGCAGTCCGCGATCGACGCAACCCTCGACGATCTCGCCACCGGCCGGCCGATGGACCGGTTGATCTGCGGCGACGTCGGATTCGGCAAGACCGAGGTGGCGTTGCGCGCGGCCTTCGACACCGTGATGAACGGCAAGCAGGTCGCCGTGGTGGTGCCGACCACGCTGCTGGCGCGCCAGCACGCCAAGACGTTCAGCGAGCGCTTTCGCGGCTTCCCCGTGCAGGTGGGGCAGGCGTCGCGTCTCGTCACTTCGACCGAACTAGCGCGGGTCAAGAAGGGTATCGCCGACGGCGGCATCGACATCGTGGTCGGCACCCATGCGCTTCTTGGCAAGGCCATCAAGTTCAAGGACCTGGGGCTCGTCATCGTCGACGAGGAGCAGCACTTCGGCGTCGCCCACAAGGAGCGGCTCAAGGCGCTGCGTGCCGAGGTCCATGTGCTGACGCTGACCGCGACGCCGATCCCGCGGACGCTGCAATTGGCGCTCACCGGCGTGCGCGATCTTTCGATCATCGCCTCGCCGCCGGTCGATCGCCTTGCGGTGCGCACTTTCGTGTCGCCGTTCGATCCGATCGTGGTGCGCGAGGCGCTGCTGCGCGAGCGCTACCGGGGAGGGCAGTCGTTCTATGTCTGCCCGCGCATCGAGGACCTCGCCGGCGCCAAGGACTTCCTCGAGAAGCACGTGCCCGAGGTGAAGGTCACGGTGGCGCACGGCCAGATGCCGCCGCAGGTGCTGGAAGACATCATGTCGGCCTTCTACGACGGCAAGTTCGACGTGCTGCTGTCGACCACCATCGTCGAGTCCGGGCTCGACATTCCGGCCGCCAACACGCTGATCGTGCACCGCGCCGACATGTTCGGCCTGGCGCAGCTCTATCAGCTCCGCGGCCGCGTCGGGCGCTCCAAGCTTCGCGCCTATGCGCTGTTCACGCTGCCGGAGAAAAAGAAGATCACGCCGCAGGCCGAGCGCCGCCTCAAGGTGCTGCAGTCGCTCGACACGCTCGGGGCGGGCTTCCAGCTCGCCTCGCACGATCTCGACATCCGCGGCGCCGGCAATCTCCTGGGCGACGAGCAGTCCGGCCACATCAAGGAGGTCGGGTTCGAGCTCTACCAGCAGATGCTGGAAGAGGCCGTCACGTCGCTCAAGGCTGGCATCGCCGAGCCGGTCGCCGACCGCTGGTCGCCGCAAATCACCATCGGCACACCGGTGCTGATCCCAGAGGACTATGTCGCCGATCTTTCGGTGCGGCTCGCGCTCTACCGGCGGCTCGCCGATCTCGAAGAAGACCAGGACATCGAGGCGTTCGGCGCCGAGCTCGTCGACCGCTTCGGGCCGCTGCCGGACGAGGTCGAGCATCTGCTCAAGATCGTCGCCATCAAGGCGTTGTGCCGCAAAGCCAATGTCGAGAAGATCGAGGCTGGTCCCAAGGGTGCGGTGCTGCAATTCCGCGACAACGCCTTCGCCAATCCGGAGGGCCTGATTGCCTTTATCAGCAAGCAGGGCGCTTCGGCCAAGGTGCGGCCGGACATGAAGGTCGTGCTGTTCTACGACTGGGAGAAGCCCGCGCAACGGCTGCACGGCACCACGGCGGTGCTGCGCAATCTCGTGCGGATCGCCGGGCAGGCGAAGACAACCGCGCCAGCCGCGCAAAAGCAGAAAGCATCGGCCTGACGCGCCGTCCAGAAAAGAAGTGGCCCCGCCTCGGGGGGAGGAGG
The Rhodoplanes sp. Z2-YC6860 genome window above contains:
- the recG gene encoding ATP-dependent DNA helicase RecG translates to MRPSLLDPLFAALTVLPGTGPKLEKLYRRLFDRGEDMPARVVDLLFHLPTGTIDRRSRPKLRDVVPGSVVTVAVTIDRHRPPPPNRPRVPYQVYASDDTGDLVLTFFHAKRDYLEKLLPVGEHRTVSGTTALYDGILQMVHPDRVVSDEELHKLPLVEPVYPLTEGLSLNVVRKAAEAALTKVPKLPEWQDEAWLKRNDFPAFADALNALHHPAEPTAVMPETPAWSRLAYDEFLAGQLALGLVRQHQKSLPGRGSSGEGLLRAKVIKALPYALTPSQGRAVDDIVTDLARPQRMIRLLQGDVGSGKTVVALMAAATVIEAGRQAALMAPTEILARQHLATIAPLAEKAGIRVAVLTGRERGKERDETLQRLAIGELDLVVGTHALFQDDVAFRDLALAIIDEQHRFGVHQRLALARKGEAVDMLVLTATPIPRTLVLTYFGDMEISELREKPAGRQPIDTRTIPLDRLNEVVAAVGRALNEGKRAYWVCPLVAESETSDLAAAEDRFADLKKHFGAKVDIVHGQMKGADKDRAMARFSAGETQLLVATTVIEVGVDVPAATVMVIEHAERFGLAQLHQLRGRIGRGRDRSTCLLLYRAPLGETAKARLAIMRDTEDGFRIAEEDLRLRGEGDLLGTKQSGIPGFRIARIEVHGKLIPAARDDAALILSRDPHLASPRGEALRHLLYLFERDEAIRLLRAG
- a CDS encoding tripartite tricarboxylate transporter substrate-binding protein, with the translated sequence MTWSKWLLAAVLLGQPLAASAQDYPTRPVSMVVAAAAGGPIDVFARIMAERMSPALGQRMIIENVGGGGGTLGGQRVARAEPDGYTTLLGTIATHANPQLYGSKPLYDPINDFVPVALMAEIPLILIARKDLPANNLEEFIAYAKANDGLLNYGSAGVGSSAHLGCVMLEQAIGAKFQHVPYRGTGPAMQDLIAGRIDFLCDIAVTAVQAINNGNVKALANLSTTRSSVLPDLPTAAERGLPTVAAYTWAALFVPKNTPEAVVTKLNSAAVAAMEGKGLREQLDSVAATLVAPERRTPAYAATFVKSEWDKWGAAIKAGGAIPQ
- the mfd gene encoding transcription-repair coupling factor, with product MAKLAAVKSPAELLAPDRPLTLANVADGAEGVVIADLAKAVAARANAPATSAVVICRDGPRMAALARQLSFFAPGLEVLQFPAWDCLPYDRVSPHAAIVAQRMTALSRLVRIKGREKPAVLLTTVNAALQRVPSRDQIAKQALSAAPGNVLGMEGVIRWLELNGFIRSSTVREPGDYAVRGGILDLFAPGMDLPVRLDFFGDTIETIRSFDPENQRSVMDMRGLDLVPVAEFQLTTDTIRKFRTGYVAAFGAAGPDDILYEAVSEGRRHAGMEHWLPLFHDRMDTLFDYLPGAPVILENLVEDAARERITQIADYYEARKEPLAAESVPYKPLPPDKLYLPEAEWNERLGTSALARLTPFAVPDGGAAHVDVGTHQGKNFAAERTDNAAGVFDAVTKHVMALQADGKRVVIALWSEGARERMKHVLAEHGLHNLTNVGSWTDALGLPKPQVALAVLGLETGFETADAAVIGEQDILGDRLVRPRRASKRAENFIAEVTSLSTGDLVVHVDHGIGRFVGLQNIEAAGAPHDCLEIQYAEGAKLYLPVENIELLSRYGSEDTGAELDRLGGTGWQTRKARMKNRIREIAHELIKIAAERKLREAPKLVPPSGAMDEFAAGFPYEETEDQQSAIDATLDDLATGRPMDRLICGDVGFGKTEVALRAAFDTVMNGKQVAVVVPTTLLARQHAKTFSERFRGFPVQVGQASRLVTSTELARVKKGIADGGIDIVVGTHALLGKAIKFKDLGLVIVDEEQHFGVAHKERLKALRAEVHVLTLTATPIPRTLQLALTGVRDLSIIASPPVDRLAVRTFVSPFDPIVVREALLRERYRGGQSFYVCPRIEDLAGAKDFLEKHVPEVKVTVAHGQMPPQVLEDIMSAFYDGKFDVLLSTTIVESGLDIPAANTLIVHRADMFGLAQLYQLRGRVGRSKLRAYALFTLPEKKKITPQAERRLKVLQSLDTLGAGFQLASHDLDIRGAGNLLGDEQSGHIKEVGFELYQQMLEEAVTSLKAGIAEPVADRWSPQITIGTPVLIPEDYVADLSVRLALYRRLADLEEDQDIEAFGAELVDRFGPLPDEVEHLLKIVAIKALCRKANVEKIEAGPKGAVLQFRDNAFANPEGLIAFISKQGASAKVRPDMKVVLFYDWEKPAQRLHGTTAVLRNLVRIAGQAKTTAPAAQKQKASA
- a CDS encoding FAD assembly factor SdhE — translated: MTGSTISSDGLDPRRRRLLFRSWHRGTREADLIMGRFADAHIAAFSDAELDQFEHLLDALETDLLSWMTGLSEVPADHDTSMFRRVREFHFKARQ